The Flavobacterium psychrotrophum region GTTGGCTCGCGTAGCCGAAAGATGTTCTTTAAGGCCTATTTCATCTACAAAATCGGTATTGGCTTCTAAAATAGCCTCCGGTTTCTGGTTGCTGAATACGCGTATCATTATCGCTATAAGCCCTTTGGTAAGTATGGCATCGCTATCGGCAGTAAACACAATGTTGCCATCCTGCTGGCCGGCGTGCAGCCACACTTTACTCTGGCAGCCTTTAATGATGTTATCATCAGTTTTATACTGTTCCTCAATAAGCGGTAACGATTTACCCAGGTCTATAACATACTGGTAGCGCTCATCCCACTCATCAAACATCGAGAATTCATCAATGATCTCGTCCTGTATTTCTTTAATCTTCATAGTTATTCTTTAGTTTCAAACCCCGCCAGCCTTACAATTTCATCTACCAAAACCTTAATTTCCGCCGGAGGGTTACCGTGGTCAAACGTAGGTGTTGAAACTGAGCCATCGGCCGATTTTATAGTAAGCGTTGCCGAAAGGGCACCGTCATACTGGTGTTTTTTGCTGGGCGCTTCAAGCGCTTCAAGGTTAACGCCTTTTTTTACAATGTTCTTTTCGTAGAAAGCAATCATGGCATTCCAGTCTTTTGCATCAACATCAGTTACAACCGGCCTTGCAGAAGGCGCTGTTGCAAGCATTACCTTAGACGAATTTACGATAACCTTCTTGTAATTGCCACGTGTAATAGCGGTATATTCAAACTCAAGCGATTTGTCGGCCTTGGCAGCCACGGTTTCGCTGGTCTTTTTAGACGATGAGCAGCCCACGGCTACCGCAATGGTTAGTATAAGTACTGATAGTATCTTTTTCATAATATTTTTTAGTGTTGTTACACAGAGTTGCACAGAGAAAATTGATTTTTATAACGTTCAAACAAAACGCTATGAATCTCTATGCCTGCTCGATATACCTCTGAGAAATAATCAATGTAAAAATAGCAAAAATTTTGCCATTGCCTATCCCAGCATCATCTGGGCTTTTTTGACTGCTGTTATAAAGCTGTCTATTTCTTCTTTGGTATTATAAAAAGCAAAGGATGCCCTTACTGTACCGGGAATACAAAACGCATTCATAACCGGTTGTGCACAGTGGTGCCCGGTGCGCACGGCAATGCCCATTTTGTCTACAATAGCGCCCACATCATACGGGTGGATGCCCTGCAGGTTGAATGATATTACCGACGCTTTTTCTGCGGCAGTGCCTATAAGCTGCATGCCGTCTATTTCTAAAAGGCGCTGCGTGCCATATTCTAAAAGCGTGTGTTCGTAAGCTCCTATGGCATCAAAGCCAATGCCGTTAAGGTAATCTATGGCTGTACCCAGTACAATACCACCCTCTATGTGCGGCGTACCTGCTTCAAACTTGTGCGGAAGCCCTGCATAGGTAGTTTTTTCAAAGGTAACTTCCTTTATCATTTCGCCACCGCCCTGGTAAGGGGGTAATTTTTCGAGCCACGCCTCTTTTCCGTATAAAATACCACTACCGGTAGGCCCGCAGGTTTTATGCCCGCTAAAGGCGTAAAAATCGGCATCCAGCGCCTGTACATCGGGTTTAAGGTGCGGGGCTGCCTGTGCACCGTCTATAAATACTGCTGCACCTGCCGCATGGGCTTTGTCTATAATGTATTTTATGGGATTTATGGTTCCCAGAGCATTACTGATATGGTTTACCGCAACGATCTTAGTCTTTTCGGTAAGCAGGCGGTCAAAGTCTGCCATGATCAGTTCGCCCTTTTCATTCATAGGGATAACCGTAAGGATAGCGCCTGTGCGTTCGCACAGCATTTGCCATGGCACTATGTTACTGTGGTGCTCCATAGCAGATACCATTACCTCATCACCCGCTTTTACAAACTGGGTAAAACCACTTGCCACCAGGTTAATACCGTGTGTAGTACCACTGGTAAAAAGCACCTCGTGCGCGTGGGCAGCATTAATGTGCTTGCGTATGGTTTCGCGCGAAGCCTCATAGGCATCGGTAGCCAGTTGGCTAAGGGTATGCACCCCGCGGTGAATGTTTGCGTTTATTGTACTGTAGTATTTTGTAATGGCATCTATAACCACCTGCGGCTTTTGAGATGTGGCGCCGTTATCAAAATATACAAGGGGCTTGCCGTTTACTTTTTCGTTAAGTATCGGAAAATCTGCCCTTATGGCATTTATATCTAACATTTGTAGTATTCCTTCTTTAGCTGCATCCATAATGCAAAATTTAAGGCAAAGTTACGTCATGTTTTTTTAAAAAGCGGAAATGGCAATGCTAAAAAGAGATTCCGGATTTTGGCAAGGATGATACTACTGCTTTAAAAGTTTATTTGCTACGACGGGCAGGAAGATTGTATCAGAAGCGGAAGATTTTAGCCTTATCGTAATCACTCTGTCTTTAATTGTTCCGTAATCATACGTCTCAGATTCAAAAAAAATGGTATCGTTCCTTACCTCATAACTACCTGATTTATCACTTATACCAAAACATACTTCCTTCAAAGTATAGGTGTTATTTTTTCTAAGCTTGAGGTTTATGGTACAGTTTGCCACCCCTTCTCTTTGTGCCATTAGTAGTATTTCGCTTTCAAAAAGATCATATCTTATAATTCCTCTTGGGAAGATAGCTACGAGCGCAACAACAACTAACAATGTAGCGAAAACAATATTTCTTGGCCTGTTTTTAAATCTTTCTTTAATAACAAGAACGACCTGGACAACTGCGATAATAACCAAAACCACATAAGTAATGGCTAAAATCAGAAAAACTAAAAGGCTCAGTCCAAATAATTTTCCCTCCCAAAAGTAAGAGGTGTTTACCAGCAAAAAGAAAATAAGGGCAAAAACAAGAAGGCGTTGAAGGGTTTTCATGGCTACTAAAATAAAAAAATCCGGGCTAACCCGGATTGATATCTTAAATTTTAGTGATTACCAGCTCTACACGGCGGTCATACTCCGCACCTTTGCCCAATGGCTTGGTATTGCCGTAGCCCTTATATGTCATTCGGGCAAGCGGTATTTTTCTTGCAATAAAGTATTTATATACACTTTTTGCACGGTTTTCAGAAAGTTCACGTTTGCGTGTACCCATATCTATGGCTTCCTTTTGAAAGGTAGGCGTACAGCAAATGTGACCCTGTATTTCGAATTGCAGGTTCTTGTATTTTTGCAACAGTTTTGTAAGCCTGTCCAGTTCTTTTTTACTGCTCAGGGTTAGCTGGCTGCTTCCTTTTTCAAACAAAATGTTTTCAAGGTAAATACGGTCGCCCACTATAAGGCCATCCTTAAGATTGTTGTACATACCGGGCTCCAGTTTAGGAGGCGGCAGCGGTTTAAAGTTTACCACAACGTCTACACGGCGGTTTTTAGAACGCGCCTCGCTTACATTGTCTATATCTTCTTCGAGCAATATGCGCCCTTTACCCTCTATGGTAATGATGATCTTGTTTTTTACGCCCTGGGTTACCATTTTATCTTTAATGGTATTTGCCCTGTTTGTACTCAGCTTATAGTTATAAGCATCCTTACCCCTGTCGTCTGTATAGCCAAATATCTGTATGGTTTCAATACGCGTGGTATCAATACCCTTAATAAATGCAACAACATTATTACCCTGCTTATCGTCGAGGTTAAACTTGTCAAATTCAAAATATACTGAGTAAACTGTTTCCTCCTGTGCCATCAGCACTTTAGGAAACATAAGCAGTAACAGTAAGGCGAGGGCTCTTAGCATATATTTTAAGCTGTTTCTAATGAATTGTTTTGTCAGTCTTATCGGTTATCCTGCACAGGCTGATATCTTCTGGCGGATGTATAACAATAGGGAATTTTTCAACCTTTACAGAGCTGCTGTCAAGCCCAAAGGCACGCCCTTCTGAAAGGCTGACTTTTTTAAGCACGAAGTAAATATCAAGTATGATACGCTCAAACCACGGCAACTCATTATCGTAGCTAAGGAATTTCTCGATGATTACAAACTTAAAGTCGCCAATAACGTTGTTCCTGTTAAGCGATTCGTATCGGCTGGTAATATCTACCTCGCCTTTTTTAACCAGGTCTTTAACTACCTGCTTAAACATAAGGTTAATGCGCGGCTGTACCCTGAAGCCCAGGTAGAAGTCTACCCTTATAACGTCATCTTTTATAATTTCGCGCACTTTATAATCCATACGGTAAGGCTCATCTACCACATTAACGTGAACAAACCAATAGATATCGGCACGTTTTGGCCTTTTTTGCAGTATCGAGTAAATGATCTTCGACTCTATTTCATCGCCCATACCTGCGTTAGTCATGTACACAAGGTGCGTGGCATATTTAGGTATAGACTCATCATTACTAAGTTCTGCAAGTACATTTTTATAATTGTCTATCTTGGTAAACTCAGTGTACTCGCTGCGGATTTTCTTAGCGGTATACCATACAAACATTACAAAGGCAAGTAAGCCCGCGATACCTAGTGATATATAACCCCCTTCGTGGAATTTGCTGATGTTTGCTGCCAAAAACGAAAACTCTATGCTGAAATATACCAGCATGGTGGCAATGATAAATATTTTATTATAACGCCGCATTACCATAAAGTATCCCAAGAGCGTAGTAGTCATGATCATACAGAGCACAATGGCGAGGCCGTATGCCGCCTCCATAGCGCCCGATTCTTTAAAGTGGAGTACTACAAATACACACCCCCAGAATAATAACCAGTTGATTGACGGAATATAGATTTGCCCTTTAAGCTCTGTAGGGAATTTTACCGAAACCTTTGGCCAGAAGTTAAGGCGCATGGCCTCACTAATTAGTGTAAACGATCCGCTTATCAATGCCTGCGATGCTATAACCGCAGCGGCTGTAGCAATGGCAATACCAAACGGCAGGAACCATTGTGGCATAAGCAGGTAGAACGGGTTACCCGGCACATCGGGGTTTCCGCTAAGGGTTGTAAGGGTTTTACCGCTATGTTCCATAAGGTAAACGCCCTGCCCAAAGTAGTTAAGTACCAGCATGGCTTTTACAAAACCCCAGCTCATGCGTATGTTACCACGCCCGCAGTGACCCATGTCGCTATATAGCGCTTCTGCCCCTGTGGTACATAGAAATACAAAGCCTAGCACATAGAAACCGTCATGGTGAATGCTTAGTAAGTGAATGGCATAGTAAGGGTTTAGCGCCTTAAGCACCTCTATGTTATGAAACATAGGGATGATGCCCAGCACACCCAGCATACCAAACCATATAAGCATCATGGGGCCAAAGAATTTACCCACCAGGCTGGTGCCAAAACGCTGTATGGCAAACAGTACAAACAGGATACCTATAACAATAGGCACCGTGTTAAGCCCCGGTTCGTAAATTTTTAAACCTTCGATTGCGGATGATACCGATACGGGAGGTGTAATAATACCGTCTGCAAGGAGGGCACTACCCCCAATGATGGCCGGTACAATAAGGCCTTTCTTTTTTAAACGTTTTACAAGTGTGTACAATGAAAAGATACCTCCCTCGCCCTTATTGTCTGCCTGTAGTGTAAGGATAACATACTTTAGGGTGGTTTGAAGGGTAAGCGTCCAGAAAATGCACGATAGTGCACCCAGTACCACATCTTTGTCAATAGGGACTTCTCCTATTATGGCTTTCATTGTATATAATGGAGAAGTTCCTATGTCTCCGTAGATGATCCCCAATGTAACCAACAGCCCTCCGACGGTAACCTGGTTAATGTTCTTGTGACTTGAGCTCACGGTAATTGTTTGAGTTAAAGCTACAAATTTACGTGATTTTCTATAACTGCTGTATTTTGAGCACCATTATTTATAATCACAGGCTTCTTATTACATAGAATGCAACGCTACAGCGTATTTGTTTATTAAAAAGTTATAAACAAAAAAAATAAAGCCCAAAAACTAACGGAAATTAGCAAATGGGCTTAATTTTATAAATTATGTAAGAACCTTTAAGAAATAATTTGTAAGTATTTTTCTTACTCCTCTGCTACATAGCGTTTATCAGCGGGTAGTACAGTACCACATTTATCGCAGGTGCGCAGGGCTTCGCTACTGTAAAAATGCCTGTAATGCGGCAAAAAGTCCTTTTCTATATTGTGCAGCTCAAAGAACACTTCATAGAGCTTGTGGTTGCAGTTTTCGCAGTGCCATAGCAAGCCATCTGTAAAGCCACGCCCGGCACGCACACGTTCTATAACCAGGCCTATAGAGCCTTCGCTACGCACAGGGCTATGTGGTACACGCGCAGGATGCAGGTACATATCGCCGGCGTGCAGTTCCATTTCCTTACGTTCGCCCTCATCCTGCACAATAACCTTTATACTGCCTTCCAGCTGGTAAAAAAGCTCTTCGGTTTCGTTATAATGGTAATCTTTACGGGCGTTAGGACCGGCAACAACCATTACAATATAGTCATCTGCAGCGGGGTATATATTTTTATTGCCTACGGGTGGTTTAAGCAAATGGCGGTTTTCGTCTATCCATTTGTTCAGGTTAAAAGGCTTCATTAATGCCATAACAGAGATATTAAATTTATGCACAATAAAAGTAAGGCTTTACTGCCTATGCTTACATAAATTTATCAGTTTTTTAAGGGCCTTATAGGGGGTCGTTATCTATGACGGGGAATAAGCAAATTCCTGATGTATTTAATCATTAATCAACTGTTCTCATTAGCAATGCTATAAGAAAGCACTGCCGAGTTTATTTAAAATAAACTTTGCTGCACAGGCGGGCACTCATGCTCCAGCAGCCATTTTTTGCGCCACAGGCCGCCTGCATAGCCCGTAAGCGAACCATCTGAGCCTATAACGCGGTGGCAGGGCACAACAATCCATAATGGGTTTTTACCATTAGCAGAGGCTACAGCACGTATGGCTTTAACATCGCCCAGCTTTACCGAAAGGGCATGGTAAGAAGTGGTGGTGCCAAACGGAATTTCCAGCAGTGCTGTCCATACCTTTTTCTGAAAATCAGTACCCGCAGGATTAAGCTTAAAGCTGAATGTATTGCGCTGCCCTTCAAAATATTCTGCAAGCTCCTTAGCCGCATGCGCAAGCGTGCCCGGAATATCCTGACTTAAAGCCATATCATTATCTAAAACCGATATTTTTGAAATACCGTTTTCATCGCCTTCTATTAATACTGCTCCCAGCGGAGATTTTATATATGCCTGCTGCATAAAGTAAAAATTTTTATAAAGGTAAAAAAAATAACCCCGGATGTGTAAGCCTGAAACTTAGCAACAACCGGGGTTTTATTATTTAGGATAACTTTCTTTTAATAAGAAAGTACCGTTTGCAGTATATAACTACAGTTTTTCTCCTCTTGAAACTTTATCCGCAAGAATGATAGCGTTGTAAGCATTTACAATTTTACCAGAGCGTGAAAGGTCTGTGAATGGAAGTGTTACAGCTTCTTCGCCAGCTTTAACATCTATAGTAATGGCAACACCAGATTTCATGATGATCTGCTTTACTTCAGATGCACTAAGCTTAGGGTAGTATGCACGTACAAGTGCTGCTACACCCGCCGCGTTAGGCGATGCCATAGATGTACCCTGAAGGAACTCATAGCCATTGTTTGGTACGGTAGCATAAATTCTCATACCCGGAGAGAACACGTCTACTTTAGTTTTACCAAAGTTAGAGAACGGAGCAACAAGCGCATCGCTGTATACTTCGTTAAGTGCACCTATGGTAAGTACATTGTTTGTATATTCTTCAAGAGTATTTTTGTCGTCATTAGGGTAACGCTCACTCTTATCGGCATCAAGGTTTATACCTTCGTTACCTGCAGCAAATACTACAAGAACATCTTTCTCTCCTGCATATTTAAGTGCATCATACACCCACTGGCTGTGCGGAGAGTAGTATTTACCAAAACTGCCGTTAATAACTTTAGCACCGTTATCTACCGCATAGCGAATAGCAAGGGCAACGTCTTTATCGTACTCATCGCCATCCGGCACGGCACGTACCGCCATAATTTCTACTACAGGAGTAGCAACACCGTCGCCACCCACATTGTTATTACGCGCCTGGGCAATAATACCCGCTACGTGGGTACCGTGCTTAGCACCGTCTTTTACCGGGCCTATAACATTGTTATTACCATATGTTTTGCTGTTCCAGTCGTCTGCATTATCGCCAAGAATCTTGCGCGCATCATACTCTTTGTTAAGATTGTATTTTAGCTGGTTGTCGTAGTGCTCTACACCACCGGCTATTCTTTTCATAAAATCTTCGCGAGAGGTTCTTGCAAATATCTGCTCAAAGCGTGCTTTTATCTGGCCAAGCTGTGCGTCGTCAAACGTTACTTTTTTAAGATCATCTGCGGTATAGTTTTGCTTACCTGTTTTATCCTGGAATGCCTTATCTGCTTTCAGGATAAAATCCATCTGCTGCTTACCAGCCTGCGCCTGCTGAATTTCGTTATCATACTCAGCTTTAGCTCTTTTATAAGTTTCGCTGCCGTCATCTCCTTTTTTAAGGATACGCACATACTCAAGGTTTTCGTGCTCTATATCGCCAAGGAAATTCCATCCGTGCACATCATCAATATAGCCGTTCTTATCGTCGTCTATACCGTTTCCGGCAATTTCTTTAGTGTTTGTCCAAACAACGTCTTTAAGCTCAGGGTGCTCAATATCTACACCGCTGTCTACAACAGCAACAATAACTTTAGTGCTTTTGCGGTCTTTAAGCAGGTCATATACGCGGTCTACACTCATGCCCGGCACAGTATCTTTAAAAAGATCCAGGTGGCTCCAGCGTTTTTCGGCAGCGTCAGTAAGGTCAGCTTTCTTTTCAGTAAGCGGGGCAGTAATGGCAAGAGGTGTTGCCGTGATTTTCTTCGCGCCACAGCTCGCAAGGAAAAGCGCCAGGGCCGAAGTAAGTAAAATCGATTTGAATTTCATTTTTCGTAGTTAAGTTACAGTTCTAAAAAATTTGTCGAAGGTATTGCCAGTTTGTTACACAAAGTTAACAATTAACATTACATTAGTATATCGGCAGCCCTAAATACTTCCTTAAGGCGCACACCCTTTTCGGTATGCTGCACGGTAATAATTTCGTTGTGCGCGTCGTGCCCCAGTACCAGATAATAGTTATTATCTGCGGCAGCGTTTAAAAACCTTGCCTTCTCGTCTACCGTAAGCAGCGGGCGGGTATCATAACCCATAACATAGGGTAAAGGCAGGTGCCCCACGGTAGGCAATAGGTCTGCTACAAAAACAAACGTTTTTCCGTTAAGGGTAATGTGCGGCAACATCTGCTTTTCGGTATGGCCATCGGCAAACAGCACTCCAAAACCCGCTTCGGTTTCGGGTGAAAAGTCGCCGTTTTCAGGACGTGTGATAAATTTAAGTTGTCCGCTTTCCTGCATTGGCAAAATATTTTCGGTCAGGAACGATGCCTTTTCACGCACATTAGGCTTGGTTGCCCACTGCCAGTGGTTATCATTTGTCCAGAAATGTGCATTTTTAAAGGCAGGCTCATAACCGGTGCGGTCTTTGTTCCACTGTATGGCTCCGCCCACATGGTCAAAATGCAGGTGGGTTAAAAACACATCGGTAATATCGTCGCGGTTAAAACCGTGCTGCTTTAAGGAAGAATCGATATTAAAATCGCCCCAAAGTGAGTAATATCCAAAGAATTTGTCATTCTGCTTATTGCCCATACCGGTGTCTATAAGGGTAAGGCGGTTGCCGTCTTCTACCAAAAGGCAGCGGGCGGCCATATCAATGAGGTTGTTTTCGTCGGCAGGGTTAGTTTTATTCCAGATGGTTTTTGGTACCACGCCAAACATAGCGCCACCATCTAGCTTAAAGTTGCCGCTTTCTACGGTATAAAGTTTCATTTTGTTTGCAGTTTGTTTTAAAGATGCTGCAAATTAGCATTTTTATTAGGAAGAAAGGGTATAACTATTGCATATAATGCTATTTGTACAAAATAGGTGCGCTACATTGCATTACACAAATTTGGCGTATCTTTGCACTAAATTTATATTAATATTACGTTTTTAGGATATGA contains the following coding sequences:
- a CDS encoding aminotransferase class V-fold PLP-dependent enzyme, with the translated sequence MLDINAIRADFPILNEKVNGKPLVYFDNGATSQKPQVVIDAITKYYSTINANIHRGVHTLSQLATDAYEASRETIRKHINAAHAHEVLFTSGTTHGINLVASGFTQFVKAGDEVMVSAMEHHSNIVPWQMLCERTGAILTVIPMNEKGELIMADFDRLLTEKTKIVAVNHISNALGTINPIKYIIDKAHAAGAAVFIDGAQAAPHLKPDVQALDADFYAFSGHKTCGPTGSGILYGKEAWLEKLPPYQGGGEMIKEVTFEKTTYAGLPHKFEAGTPHIEGGIVLGTAIDYLNGIGFDAIGAYEHTLLEYGTQRLLEIDGMQLIGTAAEKASVISFNLQGIHPYDVGAIVDKMGIAVRTGHHCAQPVMNAFCIPGTVRASFAFYNTKEEIDSFITAVKKAQMMLG
- a CDS encoding SufE family protein, coding for MKIKEIQDEIIDEFSMFDEWDERYQYVIDLGKSLPLIEEQYKTDDNIIKGCQSKVWLHAGQQDGNIVFTADSDAILTKGLIAIMIRVFSNQKPEAILEANTDFVDEIGLKEHLSATRANGLVSMIKQIKMYALAYSAKN
- a CDS encoding S8 family peptidase, producing the protein MKFKSILLTSALALFLASCGAKKITATPLAITAPLTEKKADLTDAAEKRWSHLDLFKDTVPGMSVDRVYDLLKDRKSTKVIVAVVDSGVDIEHPELKDVVWTNTKEIAGNGIDDDKNGYIDDVHGWNFLGDIEHENLEYVRILKKGDDGSETYKRAKAEYDNEIQQAQAGKQQMDFILKADKAFQDKTGKQNYTADDLKKVTFDDAQLGQIKARFEQIFARTSREDFMKRIAGGVEHYDNQLKYNLNKEYDARKILGDNADDWNSKTYGNNNVIGPVKDGAKHGTHVAGIIAQARNNNVGGDGVATPVVEIMAVRAVPDGDEYDKDVALAIRYAVDNGAKVINGSFGKYYSPHSQWVYDALKYAGEKDVLVVFAAGNEGINLDADKSERYPNDDKNTLEEYTNNVLTIGALNEVYSDALVAPFSNFGKTKVDVFSPGMRIYATVPNNGYEFLQGTSMASPNAAGVAALVRAYYPKLSASEVKQIIMKSGVAITIDVKAGEEAVTLPFTDLSRSGKIVNAYNAIILADKVSRGEKL
- a CDS encoding 3-hydroxyanthranilate 3,4-dioxygenase produces the protein MALMKPFNLNKWIDENRHLLKPPVGNKNIYPAADDYIVMVVAGPNARKDYHYNETEELFYQLEGSIKVIVQDEGERKEMELHAGDMYLHPARVPHSPVRSEGSIGLVIERVRAGRGFTDGLLWHCENCNHKLYEVFFELHNIEKDFLPHYRHFYSSEALRTCDKCGTVLPADKRYVAEE
- a CDS encoding KUP/HAK/KT family potassium transporter, which codes for MTVSSSHKNINQVTVGGLLVTLGIIYGDIGTSPLYTMKAIIGEVPIDKDVVLGALSCIFWTLTLQTTLKYVILTLQADNKGEGGIFSLYTLVKRLKKKGLIVPAIIGGSALLADGIITPPVSVSSAIEGLKIYEPGLNTVPIVIGILFVLFAIQRFGTSLVGKFFGPMMLIWFGMLGVLGIIPMFHNIEVLKALNPYYAIHLLSIHHDGFYVLGFVFLCTTGAEALYSDMGHCGRGNIRMSWGFVKAMLVLNYFGQGVYLMEHSGKTLTTLSGNPDVPGNPFYLLMPQWFLPFGIAIATAAAVIASQALISGSFTLISEAMRLNFWPKVSVKFPTELKGQIYIPSINWLLFWGCVFVVLHFKESGAMEAAYGLAIVLCMIMTTTLLGYFMVMRRYNKIFIIATMLVYFSIEFSFLAANISKFHEGGYISLGIAGLLAFVMFVWYTAKKIRSEYTEFTKIDNYKNVLAELSNDESIPKYATHLVYMTNAGMGDEIESKIIYSILQKRPKRADIYWFVHVNVVDEPYRMDYKVREIIKDDVIRVDFYLGFRVQPRINLMFKQVVKDLVKKGEVDITSRYESLNRNNVIGDFKFVIIEKFLSYDNELPWFERIILDIYFVLKKVSLSEGRAFGLDSSSVKVEKFPIVIHPPEDISLCRITDKTDKTIH
- a CDS encoding OmpA family protein, translated to MLRALALLLLLMFPKVLMAQEETVYSVYFEFDKFNLDDKQGNNVVAFIKGIDTTRIETIQIFGYTDDRGKDAYNYKLSTNRANTIKDKMVTQGVKNKIIITIEGKGRILLEEDIDNVSEARSKNRRVDVVVNFKPLPPPKLEPGMYNNLKDGLIVGDRIYLENILFEKGSSQLTLSSKKELDRLTKLLQKYKNLQFEIQGHICCTPTFQKEAIDMGTRKRELSENRAKSVYKYFIARKIPLARMTYKGYGNTKPLGKGAEYDRRVELVITKI
- a CDS encoding MBL fold metallo-hydrolase, with the translated sequence MKLYTVESGNFKLDGGAMFGVVPKTIWNKTNPADENNLIDMAARCLLVEDGNRLTLIDTGMGNKQNDKFFGYYSLWGDFNIDSSLKQHGFNRDDITDVFLTHLHFDHVGGAIQWNKDRTGYEPAFKNAHFWTNDNHWQWATKPNVREKASFLTENILPMQESGQLKFITRPENGDFSPETEAGFGVLFADGHTEKQMLPHITLNGKTFVFVADLLPTVGHLPLPYVMGYDTRPLLTVDEKARFLNAAADNNYYLVLGHDAHNEIITVQHTEKGVRLKEVFRAADILM
- a CDS encoding methylated-DNA--[protein]-cysteine S-methyltransferase translates to MQQAYIKSPLGAVLIEGDENGISKISVLDNDMALSQDIPGTLAHAAKELAEYFEGQRNTFSFKLNPAGTDFQKKVWTALLEIPFGTTTSYHALSVKLGDVKAIRAVASANGKNPLWIVVPCHRVIGSDGSLTGYAGGLWRKKWLLEHECPPVQQSLF